One part of the Anser cygnoides isolate HZ-2024a breed goose chromosome 9, Taihu_goose_T2T_genome, whole genome shotgun sequence genome encodes these proteins:
- the IQCG gene encoding dynein regulatory complex protein 9 isoform X2, with protein MQGFYRWHQSSRSKNTETKEMEKFTRLEALLFTAVLENCIDQLLILGYIMPVSYEGKTDINCIESQEMQEIRDKKKELDTDHQELTSARQGGGETVTSKPLKSTEHKQQLRNSEDLKRAHHLSNKAMKHSALPADTLRKIQADRQYASDVITATMKEMQESGTFNSLIEANGRENAKKSKFHDILIREEEGKKEIKSLQKQLQDIKKETEMELQNRDNMIVCLKDEFQEMKAKTDMEKRYIKKSTDLQVHQTQKKCSNAENGLNKEIEDLKRKTDEEIRVHMETENFLRQYYKKVEEKLEYWVDKYENDTDAKDKELEALKESKANNLEMLQRFASECQTFEETIIADRAEKEAKRRQLERDALELKSILKLQAWWRGTMVRRNLGPYQNLRKSREKQLLKQTNKKDKPGAKKKKR; from the exons ATGCAAGGTTTTTACAGATGGCACCAATCCAGCCGTAG CAAGAACACAGAGactaaagaaatggaaaaattcaCTCGGCTGGAAGCTCTGCTGTTTACTGCTGTGCTGGAGAATTGCATTGATCAGCTCTTAATCCTTGGATATATCATGCCGGTTTCATACGAGGGCAAGACAGACATCAACTGT ATTGAGAGCCAGGAAATGCAAGAAATCAGAGACAAGAAGAAGGAGCTGGACACTGACCATCAAGAGCTTACGTCTGCAAGGCAAGGGGGTGGGGAAACAGTTACCTCCAAGCCTCTGAAAAGCACTGaacacaagcagcagctgaggaattCTGAGGATCTGAAAAGAGCCCATCATCTTTCCAACAAGGCCATGAAACAcagtgctctgcctgcagataCTCTCAGAAAAATTCAGGCTGACAG GCAGTATGCAAGTGATGTAATTACTGCAACTATGAAAGAGATGCAGGAATCAGGAACATTCAACAGCCTAATAGAAGCTAATGGGAGAGAGAATGCAAAGAAGAGCAAGTTTCATGACATCCTCATCAG ggaagaggaaggaaagaaggagataAAGTCACTCCAGAAACAGCTGCAAGATAtcaagaaagaaactgaaatggaACTTCAG AACCGAGATAATATGATTGTCTGCCTCAAAGATGAGTTCCAAGAGATGAAAGCCAAAACAGACATGGAGAAACGCTacataaaaaaaagcacagaccTCCAGGTCCACCAAACCCAGAAGAAGTGCAGCAATGCAGAGAATGGACTGAACAAGGAAATTGAG GACTTGAAGAGGAAAACTGATGAGGAGATTCGAGTCCACATGGAGACTGAAAATTTCCTCAGGCAGTACTATAAG AAGGTGGAAGAGAAGCTGGAATACTGGGTGGACAAGTATGAAAATGACACAGACGCTAAAGACAAAGAACTTGAAGCCCTAAAAGAATCAAAGGCAAACAACTTGGAAATGCTGCAGAGATTTGCCAGTGAG TGCCAGACCTTTGAGGAAACCATCATCGCTGATCGGGCAGAAAAGGAGGCTAAAAGAAGACAACTAGAGCGGGATGCCCTGGAACTGAAGAGCATCCTGAAG CTGCAGGCCTGGTGGAGAGGTACAATGGTCCGCAGAAACCTTGGCCCCTACCAGAACCTCAGGAAGAGTCGAGAGAAGCAGCTGTTaaagcagacaaacaaaaaggatAAACCtggagcaaagaaaaagaaacgaTAA